From the Thermosipho affectus genome, one window contains:
- a CDS encoding ABC transporter ATP-binding protein, which yields MIYVRNLVKHFPIKRTIGEVLTRVPQRFVKAVDGISFDIKRGETFGLVGESGSGKTTTGRLLLRLIEPTAGEIFFEGTDVTKLSKEELRKFRKNFQIIFQDPMAALNPYMKVGEAIKHGLEIHNIGNSRMERKKMVKQMLERVNLSPADDFYYRYPHELSGGQRQRIVIARALILRPKFVVADEAIAMLDVSVRSQLLQLLIDLKKEFNLTFLFITHDLATTKYICNKIGVMYLGKLVEVGDFKDIYLEPLHPYTKALISAVPEPDPKKKKKKIIPQGEVPNPINPPKGCRFHPRCPFAMDICRQKEPKLIEYKGRKVACHLYK from the coding sequence ATGATATATGTTAGAAATTTGGTAAAACACTTTCCCATAAAAAGGACAATAGGTGAAGTTTTAACAAGGGTACCGCAGCGTTTTGTGAAAGCCGTTGACGGAATAAGTTTTGATATAAAAAGAGGAGAAACTTTTGGTCTTGTTGGAGAATCAGGTAGCGGAAAAACAACCACAGGAAGACTTCTTTTAAGGTTAATTGAGCCCACTGCTGGGGAAATTTTTTTTGAGGGTACAGATGTTACCAAGTTAAGCAAAGAGGAGTTAAGAAAATTTAGAAAAAACTTTCAAATTATTTTTCAAGATCCAATGGCGGCTTTAAATCCGTATATGAAGGTTGGAGAAGCGATAAAACATGGCCTTGAGATACACAATATTGGAAATAGTAGAATGGAAAGAAAAAAGATGGTAAAGCAAATGCTTGAGAGGGTTAACCTTTCTCCAGCTGATGATTTTTATTATAGATATCCACATGAACTTTCAGGTGGACAAAGACAGAGAATAGTGATTGCGCGTGCGTTAATTTTAAGACCAAAATTTGTAGTTGCCGATGAGGCTATAGCAATGTTGGATGTATCAGTAAGATCACAATTACTACAACTATTAATTGACTTAAAGAAGGAGTTTAATTTAACATTTTTGTTTATTACACATGACCTTGCAACAACGAAGTATATTTGTAATAAAATTGGTGTGATGTATCTTGGAAAATTAGTTGAAGTAGGTGATTTTAAGGATATTTACCTCGAGCCTTTACATCCTTATACAAAAGCTTTGATTTCAGCTGTTCCAGAACCTGATCCAAAGAAAAAAAAGAAAAAAATTATACCACAAGGAGAAGTTCCTAACCCAATTAATCCACCAAAGGGATGTAGATTTCATCCAAGGTGCCCATTCGCAATGGATATATGTCGCCAAAAAGAACCTAAATTAATTGAATATAAAGGGCGGAAGGTTGCATGTCATTTGTATAAATAA
- a CDS encoding ABC transporter permease: MRKKFVSERIGEIINDLFKTGTGLLTFIGAMILLFYITLAIFAPQIAPYNPIERVGRSLTSPNDQFVFGTDNLGRDILSRVIYGARIALTIAFIAVLIAAGVGIPLGLVSGYLGGAFDRVLTLIMDAIYSFPGLILAIAIAAVLGPGVVNISVSIAVVYTPTYFRVIRNQVSSIKSELYVEAARALGAKNYEILLKYIFPNVLPSIVVVLSMNLADAIMTEAGLSFLGLGIAPPTPDWGFDLSNGQRFVLSKAWWGLLYPGLAIVTVVLGFSMFSEGLNELLNPTIRERR, translated from the coding sequence GTGAGAAAAAAGTTTGTTAGCGAGCGAATTGGCGAAATAATAAATGATTTATTTAAAACTGGAACGGGTTTGCTAACCTTTATAGGTGCAATGATATTACTTTTTTACATTACACTAGCAATTTTTGCCCCGCAAATTGCTCCGTATAATCCAATTGAAAGAGTTGGACGATCTTTGACCTCCCCAAATGATCAATTTGTTTTTGGTACGGATAATCTTGGTAGAGATATACTTAGTAGGGTAATCTATGGTGCAAGAATAGCTTTAACCATAGCATTTATTGCAGTTTTAATAGCTGCTGGTGTTGGAATACCATTGGGATTAGTTTCCGGTTATTTAGGTGGTGCATTTGATAGGGTTTTGACGTTGATAATGGATGCAATTTATTCTTTCCCAGGTCTGATACTTGCTATTGCAATAGCGGCGGTTTTAGGTCCGGGTGTTGTAAATATTTCTGTTTCTATAGCCGTTGTTTATACTCCGACGTATTTTAGGGTCATAAGGAATCAGGTTAGTTCTATTAAAAGTGAATTGTATGTTGAAGCAGCACGTGCTTTGGGCGCAAAAAATTATGAGATTCTTTTAAAATACATTTTTCCAAATGTTTTGCCATCAATAGTGGTTGTACTGTCAATGAATCTTGCAGATGCCATTATGACCGAAGCAGGATTGTCATTTTTGGGGTTAGGTATAGCACCTCCTACTCCAGATTGGGGATTTGATCTGAGTAATGGTCAAAGGTTTGTTTTAAGTAAGGCCTGGTGGGGACTACTTTATCCAGGACTTGCTATTGTGACAGTAGTATTGGGATTTTCAATGTTTAGTGAAGGGTTAAACGAGTTGTTGAATCCCACTATTAGAGAAAGAAGGTGA
- a CDS encoding ABC transporter ATP-binding protein encodes MSVFEARGLKIYYKTKRGYIKAVDNINFSIEKGQVVGLVGESGCGKSTFGQGILKILPPTTFYNGVMEIEGKNLVTMGEEDIRKIRGKKIGMIFQDPMTSLNPIMKIEKIFYETLKTHEPDITLEEARERTARVLEKVGIKPERMKEYSFQFSGGMRQRAMIALSLVLNPTLVIADEPTTSLDVIVQAQIMELLNELRREYDMSMILITHDLGVVAEAADKICVMYAGHIIEEAKSEELYYAPKHPYTQLLLKSIPNTNINDLDLKYIPGSPPDLLNPPKGCRFAPRCPFKKEICELKEPKVVEIDGSKVKCWLYSEVKV; translated from the coding sequence GTGTCAGTATTTGAAGCAAGAGGATTAAAAATATATTATAAAACAAAGCGTGGATATATAAAAGCGGTTGATAATATAAATTTTTCAATAGAGAAGGGTCAAGTTGTGGGCCTTGTTGGTGAATCTGGGTGTGGTAAATCAACATTTGGACAAGGAATATTAAAAATATTACCTCCTACGACTTTTTACAATGGGGTTATGGAAATCGAAGGGAAAAATTTAGTTACAATGGGCGAGGAAGATATTAGAAAAATCAGAGGGAAAAAGATAGGAATGATTTTTCAAGATCCGATGACTTCGTTGAATCCAATAATGAAGATTGAGAAGATATTTTATGAAACATTGAAGACTCATGAGCCTGATATTACTTTAGAGGAGGCAAGGGAAAGAACAGCAAGGGTTTTAGAAAAGGTAGGAATTAAACCGGAGCGCATGAAAGAATATTCATTCCAATTTAGTGGTGGAATGAGGCAAAGGGCTATGATTGCACTTTCGTTGGTGTTAAATCCTACATTGGTAATAGCAGATGAACCTACTACTTCATTGGATGTAATTGTCCAAGCTCAAATAATGGAATTGTTAAATGAATTAAGAAGAGAATATGATATGTCCATGATTTTAATTACTCATGATTTGGGAGTTGTTGCGGAAGCTGCGGATAAAATTTGTGTAATGTATGCTGGACACATTATTGAAGAGGCAAAGAGTGAAGAATTGTATTATGCTCCAAAACATCCATATACACAACTTCTTCTTAAGAGTATTCCAAATACAAATATAAATGATTTGGATTTAAAATATATTCCTGGTTCTCCTCCAGATCTTTTAAATCCGCCAAAAGGATGTAGATTTGCCCCTAGATGTCCGTTTAAGAAGGAGATTTGTGAATTAAAGGAACCTAAAGTTGTCGAAATCGATGGTAGTAAGGTAAAGTGTTGGTTATACAGTGAGGTGAAAGTATGA
- a CDS encoding bifunctional aspartate carbamoyltransferase catalytic subunit/aspartate carbamoyltransferase regulatory subunit, translated as MNFLGRSLTVINDFSVEEQLFLYEKTKLLKQLWKEKKDTSKFQIKKDVGIYIIFVEPSTRTKESFINAAKFHKNAKVNIFDSEHSSFNKKESYVDTFNMLTGYSNYSIFIVRTKLEGTCKYLDEKVYEFTKRHGLEKPSFINAGDGKHEHPTQELLDEFTFLEQLNFDNSYIHIALVGDLLHGRTVHSKANGLKIFKNVLVDLIAPEELSMPIHYVEKMKKNGFEIRLFDSIENYLKNENIAPIWYFTRLQLERMGEDILEKEHVLRSSVTFRKEFLEKLPKNVKFYHPLPRHKMYPTIPTFLDTLPLNGWEEQAINGYWTRTVLLSMLGGALETDLDKKINNIIDEQFIIPANITNGTKGILKEGKRGIKPIENGTVIDHIAKGKSKAQIYETIVKIRKILKLYDIDSADGIFQSQDGNFKGYISLPDRYLSKKEIKKLSAISPNTTVNIIKNSKVVEKYRISLPPYIYGFAELKCKNENCITNPAHGENAEAFFIKNEKGELVCKYCETPHTFEEIWNI; from the coding sequence GTGAATTTTCTTGGGAGAAGTCTTACCGTTATCAACGATTTTTCAGTTGAAGAACAACTCTTTTTGTACGAAAAAACAAAACTTCTAAAACAACTTTGGAAAGAAAAGAAAGATACCAGTAAATTTCAAATCAAAAAAGATGTAGGAATTTATATCATCTTCGTTGAACCTAGTACTAGGACAAAAGAATCATTCATTAATGCAGCAAAATTCCACAAAAACGCCAAAGTAAACATTTTTGATTCAGAACATTCTTCATTTAATAAGAAGGAAAGTTATGTAGATACATTTAACATGTTAACAGGATACAGCAATTATTCAATTTTCATAGTCCGCACAAAACTTGAAGGAACTTGCAAATACCTTGATGAAAAAGTATATGAATTCACAAAAAGGCACGGTTTAGAAAAACCCTCATTCATAAATGCAGGTGATGGAAAACATGAACATCCAACTCAAGAATTGCTTGATGAATTCACATTTTTGGAACAATTGAATTTTGATAATTCCTATATTCATATTGCACTTGTTGGAGATCTTTTGCATGGCAGAACTGTACATTCTAAGGCAAATGGTTTAAAAATTTTTAAAAATGTCTTAGTTGATTTAATTGCCCCCGAAGAACTTTCTATGCCTATTCACTATGTAGAAAAAATGAAAAAAAATGGTTTTGAAATTAGATTATTTGATTCAATTGAAAATTATTTAAAAAATGAAAACATTGCCCCAATTTGGTATTTCACAAGGTTACAACTTGAAAGAATGGGGGAAGATATCCTCGAAAAAGAACACGTTTTAAGAAGTAGTGTTACATTTAGGAAGGAATTTTTGGAAAAGTTACCTAAAAATGTAAAATTTTATCACCCTCTTCCAAGGCACAAAATGTATCCGACAATTCCCACATTTCTGGATACATTACCACTCAACGGTTGGGAAGAACAAGCAATAAATGGATATTGGACTAGAACCGTTTTACTTTCTATGCTTGGTGGAGCACTTGAAACGGATTTAGACAAAAAAATAAATAACATTATAGATGAACAATTTATAATCCCAGCCAATATTACAAATGGCACTAAGGGAATTTTAAAAGAAGGAAAAAGGGGAATTAAACCAATTGAAAATGGAACGGTAATAGATCACATTGCAAAAGGAAAATCAAAAGCTCAAATCTACGAAACTATAGTAAAAATAAGAAAAATCTTAAAATTGTATGACATTGATAGTGCAGATGGTATATTCCAATCACAAGACGGGAATTTTAAAGGGTACATAAGCCTTCCAGACAGGTATTTATCAAAGAAAGAAATAAAAAAACTTTCTGCCATATCTCCAAATACAACGGTTAATATTATCAAAAACTCAAAGGTTGTGGAAAAATATAGAATTTCTCTTCCACCTTATATTTATGGATTTGCAGAGTTAAAATGCAAAAACGAAAATTGTATAACAAACCCTGCGCACGGTGAAAATGCAGAAGCGTTTTTTATAAAAAACGAAAAAGGAGAGCTTGTATGCAAATACTGTGAAACTCCACATACATTTGAAGAAATTTGGAACATATAG